One stretch of Chryseobacterium indologenes DNA includes these proteins:
- a CDS encoding DUF4249 domain-containing protein, whose amino-acid sequence MKKAFFIILSTFALTSCQKEIDLDLINQSGHIVIEGNITNVQGSYTVKITKSVGFSQPNQYPAVTGAQVILSDNTGQTETLQYAGGGEYKTNSFQTAPGRTYTLKVLAEGKQYTAQSTMPQPVEMEGLVQDTFMFGNKKSYTLLPVFTDPAELGNRYLFSITINNLPKKYISVLSDNLNNGLPNQWSLGLPNDDNKGRDHEVVPGDVIHVEMQCIDTNIFTYYSSLLQISEGYGSVTPTNPSSNFSNGALGYFSAHTVSSLVTDIN is encoded by the coding sequence ATGAAAAAAGCATTCTTTATTATATTATCCACCTTTGCATTGACTTCTTGCCAGAAGGAAATTGACCTGGATCTTATCAATCAAAGCGGTCATATCGTTATCGAAGGAAATATCACTAATGTTCAGGGATCCTATACGGTAAAAATCACCAAATCCGTTGGTTTTTCCCAGCCCAATCAATATCCTGCAGTTACCGGTGCACAGGTTATTTTAAGTGACAATACCGGGCAGACTGAAACGTTACAATATGCAGGTGGCGGAGAGTATAAAACCAACTCATTCCAGACTGCACCCGGAAGGACTTATACCCTGAAGGTACTTGCAGAAGGAAAGCAATATACTGCACAAAGCACTATGCCTCAACCTGTAGAAATGGAAGGTTTGGTACAGGATACCTTTATGTTTGGAAATAAGAAAAGCTATACCCTCTTACCTGTTTTTACAGATCCTGCAGAATTGGGTAACCGATATCTTTTCAGTATCACAATCAATAATTTACCTAAAAAATACATCAGTGTGCTTTCTGACAACTTAAATAACGGATTACCTAATCAGTGGTCTTTAGGTCTTCCAAATGATGATAATAAAGGCAGAGATCATGAAGTGGTTCCGGGAGATGTTATTCATGTTGAAATGCAATGTATTGATACTAACATATTTACTTATTACAGTTCGCTTCTCCAAATTTCAGAAGGCTATGGCAGTGTTACCCCTACCAACCCATCAAGTAATTTCAGCAACGGAGCTTTGGGATATTTCTCCGCACAT